One Streptomyces sp. P9-A2 DNA window includes the following coding sequences:
- a CDS encoding NUDIX hydrolase, whose amino-acid sequence MTVQAAGCVMWRRSPVTGTLEVCLVHRPKYDDWSWPKGKLKRGEDALSGALREVAEETGHSAVAAAELPSAHYLANGHPKRVRYWAAEALSGTFTPNGEVDRVLWLPPHMARRRLTEPRDADLVDALLATFRPTA is encoded by the coding sequence CTGACCGTCCAGGCGGCCGGTTGCGTCATGTGGCGCCGTTCCCCGGTCACGGGCACGCTCGAAGTGTGTCTCGTCCACCGTCCCAAGTACGACGACTGGTCCTGGCCCAAGGGAAAGCTGAAGCGCGGCGAGGACGCGCTCTCGGGTGCGCTGCGCGAGGTCGCCGAGGAGACGGGGCACTCCGCCGTGGCGGCCGCCGAGCTCCCGTCGGCGCACTATCTGGCGAACGGCCACCCGAAGCGCGTCCGCTACTGGGCCGCCGAGGCTCTCTCCGGCACGTTCACCCCCAACGGCGAGGTGGACCGCGTCCTGTGGCTCCCCCCGCACATGGCCCGCCGACGGCTCACCGAACCGAGGGACGCGGACTTGGTGGACGCCCTCCTCGCCACGTTCCGCCCGACGGCGTAA
- the pstS gene encoding phosphate ABC transporter substrate-binding protein PstS, which yields MKLQRKNRRALALGALAVSGALALTACGSDDTSGGTGGDGGNSSASAQTGNIDCADAKGQLQASGSSAQKNAIDAWVKNYAAACKDVQINYRPDGSGAGITAFLQGQTSFAGSDSALKPEEIADSKKICTDGQAIDLPMVGGPIAIGYNVPGVDTLVLDAATISEIFDSKITNWNDEKIAKLNPDAKLPDLKIQAFHRSDESGTTDNFTKYLKAAAPKAWPYEPGKSWEAKGGQSAQGSSGVAQQVKQVEGAISYFELSYAKEGIKTVDVKTEAAEPVKATIENATAAIGAAKVVGTGKDLALELDYTPDAEGAYPLVLVTYEIACDKGNKADTLPATKSFLNYMASEDGQGLLADAGYAPMPEDIITKVRETVSSLS from the coding sequence GTGAAGCTTCAGCGCAAGAACCGGCGTGCCCTCGCTCTCGGTGCTCTCGCCGTCTCCGGCGCCCTGGCCCTCACGGCGTGCGGCTCGGACGACACCAGCGGTGGCACCGGCGGCGACGGCGGCAACAGCTCCGCCAGTGCGCAGACCGGCAACATCGACTGCGCCGACGCCAAGGGTCAGCTCCAGGCCTCCGGCTCGTCCGCGCAGAAGAACGCGATCGACGCCTGGGTCAAGAACTACGCCGCCGCCTGCAAGGACGTGCAGATCAACTACCGTCCCGACGGTTCCGGCGCCGGTATCACCGCCTTCCTCCAGGGCCAGACCTCGTTCGCCGGCTCCGACTCGGCCCTCAAGCCGGAGGAGATCGCGGACTCCAAGAAGATCTGCACCGACGGCCAGGCCATCGACCTGCCGATGGTCGGCGGCCCGATCGCGATCGGCTACAACGTCCCGGGGGTCGACACGCTCGTCCTGGACGCCGCCACCATCTCGGAGATCTTCGACAGCAAGATCACCAACTGGAACGACGAGAAGATCGCGAAGCTCAACCCCGACGCGAAGCTCCCCGACCTCAAGATCCAGGCCTTCCACCGCTCGGACGAGTCCGGCACCACGGACAACTTCACCAAGTACCTGAAGGCCGCCGCGCCGAAGGCCTGGCCCTACGAGCCCGGTAAGTCGTGGGAGGCCAAGGGCGGCCAGTCCGCTCAGGGCTCCTCCGGTGTGGCGCAGCAGGTGAAGCAGGTCGAGGGTGCGATCTCGTACTTCGAGCTCTCCTACGCCAAGGAGGGCATCAAGACCGTCGACGTGAAGACCGAGGCCGCCGAGCCGGTCAAGGCCACGATCGAGAACGCCACGGCCGCCATCGGCGCCGCCAAGGTCGTCGGCACCGGCAAGGACCTCGCGCTGGAGCTGGACTACACCCCGGACGCCGAGGGTGCCTACCCGCTCGTCCTGGTGACGTACGAAATCGCCTGCGACAAGGGCAACAAGGCGGACACCCTGCCCGCCACGAAGTCCTTCCTGAACTACATGGCCTCCGAGGACGGTCAGGGCCTGCTGGCGGACGCCGGCTACGCCCCGATGCCCGAGGACATCATCACCAAGGTTCGCGAGACCGTCTCGAGCCTGAGCTGA
- the pstC gene encoding phosphate ABC transporter permease subunit PstC, whose protein sequence is MDISTTQTAPPPSPPPPSAEQKRAARGATRPGDRIFLGLSRGSGIFVLVLMAAIAAFLTYRTVIALSENEANFFTSFDWNPTGNPPEFGIAVLVYGTVVSSVIAMVIAVPVSVGIALFITHYAPRRLSGLIGYVIDLLAAVPSIVYGLWGALVLVPHLSGLYGWLDDYLGWTGLFEWNGGVARSLFTVGILLALMILPIITSVSREVFRQAPQMHQEAALALGATRWEVIRMSVIPFGRSGVISASMLGLGRALGETMAVAMVLSSSFDINFSLLDTGGGTFAQNIASKFNEANPLGRDALIASGLVLFLITLVVNGGARLIIARRKEYSGANA, encoded by the coding sequence ATGGACATATCCACAACGCAGACCGCCCCGCCCCCTTCCCCCCCACCCCCATCGGCCGAGCAGAAGCGCGCCGCCCGCGGCGCCACCCGGCCCGGTGACCGGATCTTCCTCGGGCTCTCCCGGGGGTCCGGCATTTTCGTGCTGGTGCTGATGGCCGCGATCGCGGCCTTCCTCACCTACCGCACGGTGATCGCGCTCAGCGAGAACGAGGCCAACTTCTTCACCTCGTTCGACTGGAACCCCACCGGCAACCCGCCGGAGTTCGGCATCGCGGTGCTGGTCTACGGCACCGTCGTGTCGTCGGTCATCGCCATGGTCATCGCGGTCCCGGTCTCGGTGGGCATCGCGCTGTTCATCACGCACTACGCCCCGCGCAGGCTCAGCGGCCTCATCGGGTACGTGATCGACCTGCTCGCCGCCGTGCCGTCCATCGTCTACGGCCTGTGGGGAGCCCTCGTCCTGGTACCGCACCTGAGCGGCCTCTACGGCTGGCTGGACGACTACCTCGGATGGACCGGCCTCTTCGAGTGGAACGGCGGCGTCGCGCGCTCGCTGTTCACCGTGGGCATCCTGCTCGCCCTGATGATTCTTCCGATCATCACCAGCGTCAGCCGTGAGGTCTTCCGGCAGGCGCCGCAGATGCACCAGGAGGCCGCCCTCGCGCTGGGCGCGACCCGCTGGGAAGTCATCCGCATGTCGGTGATCCCCTTCGGCCGCTCCGGCGTGATCTCCGCCTCGATGCTGGGCCTCGGCCGCGCGCTCGGCGAGACGATGGCCGTGGCCATGGTGCTCTCGTCGTCCTTCGACATCAACTTCAGTCTGCTCGACACGGGCGGCGGCACGTTCGCGCAGAACATCGCCAGCAAGTTCAACGAGGCCAACCCGCTGGGCCGGGACGCGCTGATCGCGTCCGGTCTGGTGCTCTTCTTGATCACCCTGGTGGTCAACGGCGGCGCCCGCCTGATCATCGCCCGTCGCAAGGAGTACTCGGGGGCCAACGCATGA
- the pstA gene encoding phosphate ABC transporter permease PstA: MSHATMTPKSASSLHGARLPKWYAAAVAAGSVALGLGISTVAGLHSSIQWALIAALLFVVGSYVLSAAVEGKRQAKDRTATSLVWVSFIIAVIPLASLIWETIKQGVKVLDGFFLTHSMGVVADQEPGGGIYHAILGTLEQVGIAALISVPLGILTAIYLVEYGRGKLAQAVTYFVDVMTGIPSIVAGLFILSLWIIMLGMGYSGFAGSLALSILMIPIVVRSTEEMLKLVPNELREASLALGIPKWRTILKVVLPTSIGGIVNGVMLAIARITGETAPVLLLVWGTATINANPFDGPQASLPMYIYLQYSNGSEAAYDRAWAAALTLIAFIMILNLAARGIARWKAPKTGR, from the coding sequence ATGAGCCACGCAACCATGACCCCCAAGTCCGCGAGCTCCCTGCACGGCGCCCGGCTCCCCAAGTGGTACGCCGCCGCCGTCGCCGCCGGCTCCGTCGCCCTGGGCCTCGGCATCAGCACCGTGGCCGGCCTGCACAGCAGCATCCAGTGGGCGCTGATCGCCGCGCTCCTCTTCGTCGTCGGCTCCTACGTCCTGTCGGCCGCGGTCGAGGGCAAGCGCCAGGCGAAGGACCGCACCGCGACCAGCCTGGTCTGGGTTTCCTTCATCATCGCCGTCATCCCGCTGGCCTCCCTCATCTGGGAGACGATCAAGCAGGGTGTGAAGGTCCTCGACGGCTTCTTCCTCACCCATTCCATGGGTGTCGTCGCCGACCAGGAGCCGGGTGGCGGTATCTACCACGCCATCCTCGGCACCCTGGAGCAGGTCGGCATCGCCGCCCTGATCTCGGTCCCGCTCGGTATTCTGACCGCGATCTACCTGGTCGAGTACGGGCGTGGCAAGCTCGCCCAGGCCGTCACCTACTTCGTCGACGTCATGACGGGCATCCCGTCGATCGTCGCGGGTCTGTTCATCCTCAGCCTGTGGATCATCATGCTGGGCATGGGCTACTCCGGCTTCGCCGGCTCGCTCGCCCTGAGCATCCTGATGATCCCGATCGTCGTCCGCTCCACGGAGGAGATGCTCAAGCTCGTCCCGAACGAGCTGCGCGAGGCCTCTCTCGCGCTCGGCATCCCCAAGTGGCGCACCATCCTGAAGGTCGTCCTGCCGACGTCCATCGGCGGCATCGTCAACGGCGTCATGCTGGCCATCGCCCGCATCACCGGTGAGACCGCTCCCGTGCTGCTGCTGGTCTGGGGTACGGCCACCATCAACGCCAACCCCTTCGACGGCCCTCAGGCGTCACTGCCGATGTACATCTATCTGCAGTACTCCAACGGCTCCGAGGCGGCCTACGACCGTGCCTGGGCAGCGGCCCTGACGCTCATCGCGTTCATCATGATCCTCAACCTCGCGGCTCGCGGCATCGCCCGCTGGAAGGCCCCGAAGACCGGTCGCTGA
- the pstB gene encoding phosphate ABC transporter ATP-binding protein PstB — protein sequence MAKRIDISGLNAYYSSFLAIEDISMTVEPRSVTAFIGPSGCGKSTFLRTLNRMHEVTPGGRVEGKVMLDDENLYGAGIDPVAVRREVGMVFQRPNPFPTMSVYDNVAAGLRLAGKHKKSELDDVVEKSLKGANLWNEVKDRLNKPGSGLSGGQQQRLCIARAIAVEPKVLLMDEPCSALDPISTLAIEDLIGQLKEQFTIVIVTHNMQQAARVSDRTAFFNLAAVGQPGRLIEIDDTERIFSNPSVQATEDYISGRFG from the coding sequence ATGGCCAAGCGCATCGACATCAGCGGCCTCAACGCCTACTACAGCTCCTTCCTCGCCATCGAGGACATCTCGATGACCGTCGAGCCCCGCTCCGTGACCGCCTTCATCGGTCCGTCCGGCTGCGGCAAGTCGACCTTCCTGCGCACGCTCAACCGCATGCACGAGGTCACGCCCGGCGGCCGCGTCGAGGGCAAGGTCATGCTCGACGACGAGAACCTCTACGGCGCCGGCATCGACCCGGTCGCCGTGCGGCGCGAGGTCGGCATGGTCTTCCAGCGTCCCAACCCGTTCCCCACCATGTCGGTCTACGACAACGTGGCGGCCGGTCTGCGCCTGGCGGGCAAGCACAAGAAGTCCGAGCTGGACGACGTCGTCGAGAAGTCCCTCAAGGGTGCCAACCTCTGGAACGAGGTCAAGGACCGTCTGAACAAGCCCGGCTCGGGCCTCTCCGGCGGTCAGCAGCAGCGTCTGTGCATCGCCCGCGCCATCGCGGTCGAGCCGAAGGTGCTCCTGATGGACGAGCCCTGCTCCGCCCTGGACCCGATCTCCACCCTCGCCATCGAGGACCTGATCGGTCAGCTCAAGGAGCAGTTCACGATCGTCATCGTGACGCACAACATGCAGCAGGCCGCGCGCGTCTCGGACCGCACGGCGTTCTTCAACCTGGCGGCCGTCGGCCAGCCGGGCAGGCTGATCGAGATCGACGACACGGAGCGCATCTTCTCCAACCCGTCGGTCCAGGCCACCGAGGACTACATCTCCGGCCGCTTCGGCTGA
- a CDS encoding inorganic phosphate transporter, whose amino-acid sequence MDTFALIVTIGVALFFTYTNGFHDSANAIATSVSTRALTPRAALAMAAVMNLAGAFLGSGVANTVSKGLIQTPEGSTGMGILFAALVGAITWNLITWYYGLPSSSSHALFGGMVGAALAGGTTVYWDGVLSKVVIPMFVSPVVGLLAGYLVMTAILWIFRNSNPHKTKRGFRIAQTVSAAGMALGHGLQDAQKTMGIVMMALVIADVEEYGDAIPVWVKLACALMLSAGTYAGGWRIMRTLGRKIIELDPPQGFAAEATGATIMFGSAYLFHAPISTTHVITSAIMGVGATKRVNAVRWGVAKNIVLGWFITMPAAALVAAASYGLVYLAFL is encoded by the coding sequence ATGGACACCTTCGCTCTGATCGTGACCATCGGGGTCGCGCTCTTCTTCACGTACACGAACGGCTTCCACGACTCGGCGAACGCCATCGCCACCTCCGTGTCGACCCGCGCGCTCACCCCGCGGGCGGCGCTCGCCATGGCCGCCGTCATGAACCTGGCCGGCGCGTTCCTCGGGTCCGGGGTCGCCAATACCGTCAGCAAGGGGCTGATCCAGACCCCCGAGGGCTCGACGGGCATGGGAATCCTGTTCGCCGCGCTGGTCGGCGCGATCACCTGGAACCTCATCACCTGGTATTACGGCCTCCCGTCCTCCTCCTCGCACGCCCTGTTCGGCGGCATGGTCGGAGCGGCGCTGGCCGGCGGGACGACGGTGTACTGGGACGGGGTGCTCTCGAAGGTCGTCATCCCGATGTTCGTGTCGCCGGTGGTGGGTCTCCTCGCGGGCTACCTGGTCATGACCGCGATCCTGTGGATCTTCCGGAACTCCAACCCGCACAAGACCAAGCGGGGCTTCCGCATCGCACAGACCGTGTCGGCGGCCGGCATGGCGCTCGGCCACGGTCTCCAGGACGCGCAGAAGACGATGGGCATCGTGATGATGGCTCTGGTCATCGCGGACGTCGAGGAGTACGGCGACGCCATCCCGGTCTGGGTGAAGCTCGCCTGCGCGCTGATGCTGTCGGCGGGCACCTACGCCGGCGGCTGGCGCATCATGCGAACGCTCGGGCGGAAGATCATCGAGCTGGACCCGCCGCAGGGCTTCGCGGCCGAGGCCACCGGCGCGACGATCATGTTCGGGTCGGCGTACCTGTTCCACGCGCCGATCTCGACGACGCACGTGATCACCTCGGCGATCATGGGTGTCGGCGCGACGAAGCGGGTGAACGCGGTGCGCTGGGGCGTCGCCAAGAACATCGTCCTGGGCTGGTTCATCACCATGCCCGCGGCGGCCCTGGTGGCGGCGGCCTCGTACGGGCTCGTGTATCTGGCGTTCCTGTAG
- a CDS encoding DUF47 domain-containing protein: MRFRLTPRETSFYDMFAASADNIVTGSKLLMELLGADTSDRGEIAERMRAAEHAGDDATHAIFHQLNSSFITPFDREDIYSLASSLDDIMDFMEEAVDLVVLYKVEELPKGVDQQIEVLARAAELTAEAMPNLRTMDSLTEYWIEINRLENQADQIHRKLLAHLFSGKYDAIEVLKLKQIVDVLEEAADAFEHVANTVETIAVKES; the protein is encoded by the coding sequence GTGCGCTTTCGCCTGACCCCCCGGGAGACGAGCTTCTACGACATGTTCGCCGCCTCCGCGGACAACATCGTCACGGGCTCGAAACTCCTCATGGAACTGCTCGGGGCGGACACCTCGGACCGGGGCGAGATCGCCGAGCGTATGCGGGCCGCGGAACACGCGGGTGACGACGCCACCCATGCGATCTTCCACCAGCTGAACTCCTCGTTCATCACGCCCTTCGACCGCGAGGACATCTACTCCCTCGCGTCGTCCCTCGACGACATCATGGACTTCATGGAGGAGGCCGTCGACCTGGTCGTCCTCTACAAGGTCGAGGAACTTCCCAAGGGCGTCGACCAGCAGATCGAGGTCCTGGCGCGGGCCGCCGAGCTCACCGCCGAGGCCATGCCGAACCTGCGCACCATGGACAGCCTCACCGAGTACTGGATCGAGATCAACCGCCTGGAGAACCAGGCCGACCAGATCCACCGCAAGCTCCTGGCCCACCTGTTCAGCGGCAAGTACGACGCCATCGAGGTGCTCAAGCTGAAGCAGATCGTGGATGTACTCGAAGAGGCGGCCGACGCGTTCGAGCATGTGGCGAACACGGTGGAGACCATCGCCGTCAAGGAGTCCTGA
- a CDS encoding metal-sensitive transcriptional regulator, producing the protein MTTTETGADVPPSPDTTDRADGTGMTRVTTTTGTKSVTDTPAGTDSTDSAPDPVPASGIVTDHDRGIHGYHHEKQEHLKRLRRIEGQIRGLQRMVDEDVYCIDILTQVSASTKALQSFALRLLEEHLRHCVADAALKGGDEIDAKVKEATQAIARLLRT; encoded by the coding sequence ATGACGACCACCGAGACCGGCGCGGACGTGCCCCCCTCTCCGGACACCACGGACAGGGCGGACGGGACGGGCATGACGCGGGTGACGACCACAACCGGAACGAAAAGCGTCACCGACACCCCGGCCGGGACCGATTCGACCGACTCCGCCCCCGACCCCGTACCCGCCTCCGGCATCGTGACCGATCACGACCGGGGCATCCACGGCTACCACCACGAGAAGCAGGAACATCTCAAGCGCCTGCGCCGCATCGAGGGCCAGATCCGGGGCCTCCAGCGGATGGTCGACGAGGACGTCTACTGCATCGACATACTCACGCAGGTGTCCGCCTCCACCAAGGCTCTGCAGTCCTTCGCGCTGCGACTGCTGGAGGAACACCTGCGCCACTGCGTGGCGGACGCGGCCCTCAAGGGCGGCGACGAGATCGACGCCAAGGTGAAGGAAGCCACCCAGGCCATCGCCCGCCTGCTCCGCACCTGA
- a CDS encoding phosphatase PAP2 family protein — MAGLADSGSNPDVDLLYDINGLAKAAPPWLDHLMEFVGEFGLLFALLGMLVWCWWGVRKRGGEDAAPTVAALVWAPLAAGIAVLINVPIRGFVERRRPFYDHEGLEVLVDGKTDYSFVSDHATLCMALAVGLFLANRRLGMIGLFFGVLGGFIRVYMGVHYPTDVVGGLALGTSVALLLSPPAMALLTPLMRSIEQSRRGAWLIKGGRADGRVTPGEARSSETGRRDLAA, encoded by the coding sequence ATGGCTGGACTCGCCGACTCCGGGTCGAACCCCGACGTCGACCTGCTGTACGACATCAACGGCCTGGCGAAGGCCGCGCCACCCTGGCTCGATCACCTCATGGAATTCGTGGGCGAGTTCGGCCTGCTGTTCGCCCTGCTGGGGATGCTGGTGTGGTGCTGGTGGGGCGTCAGGAAGCGGGGCGGCGAGGACGCGGCCCCGACCGTGGCGGCCCTGGTGTGGGCCCCGCTCGCGGCGGGCATCGCCGTCCTGATCAACGTGCCGATCCGCGGGTTCGTGGAACGGCGCAGACCCTTCTACGACCACGAGGGGCTCGAGGTCCTGGTCGACGGCAAGACCGACTACTCGTTCGTCAGCGACCACGCGACGCTCTGTATGGCGCTGGCGGTGGGGTTGTTCCTGGCCAACCGGCGGCTCGGGATGATCGGCCTGTTCTTCGGAGTGCTGGGTGGGTTCATCCGGGTCTACATGGGTGTGCACTACCCGACGGACGTCGTGGGCGGACTCGCCCTCGGCACGTCGGTCGCCCTGCTCCTGTCGCCGCCGGCCATGGCGCTGCTGACCCCGCTGATGCGGTCGATCGAGCAGTCGCGGCGGGGGGCGTGGCTGATCAAAGGGGGGCGGGCCGACGGACGGGTGACGCCCGGAGAGGCGCGGTCGTCGGAGACGGGGAGGCGCGACCTGGCGGCGTAG
- a CDS encoding C40 family peptidase — protein MRKAWIAVGVAGSSAVAFVMLLAVGVYVVAGNLAGGAGGGAAKTLAKGAVPAAYRQLVATWGNLCPAINPALLAAQLYQESGFNPKAQSHAAAQGIAQFIPGTWATHGVDGDGDGDRDVWDPNDAIPSAATYDCALAGYVKDVPGDPTENMLASYNAGAYAVIKYSGVPPYKETQNYVQRIRSLEKSFAAPVGRVDPSKQAAGAIAYAQKKLGTLYLWGGNGTADQGGRFDCSGLTKAAYETVGITLPRVANDQYNAGPHPGRDELLPGDLVFFSDDLTNSRAIRHVGIYVGGGYMINAPRPGAVIRFDPIDTPDYFGATRVTEDGAKALPTTV, from the coding sequence GTGCGTAAGGCCTGGATCGCGGTGGGGGTCGCCGGGAGCTCGGCGGTCGCCTTCGTCATGCTGCTCGCCGTCGGGGTCTACGTCGTCGCGGGGAACCTCGCGGGCGGGGCCGGCGGCGGGGCCGCCAAGACGTTGGCGAAGGGGGCCGTGCCGGCCGCGTACCGGCAGCTCGTGGCGACCTGGGGCAATCTCTGCCCGGCCATCAACCCGGCGCTGCTCGCCGCCCAGCTCTACCAGGAGAGCGGGTTCAACCCGAAGGCGCAGAGTCACGCGGCGGCGCAGGGCATCGCGCAGTTCATCCCCGGCACCTGGGCCACCCACGGGGTCGACGGGGACGGGGACGGGGACCGGGACGTATGGGACCCGAACGACGCGATTCCGTCGGCGGCGACGTACGACTGCGCCCTCGCGGGCTATGTGAAGGACGTCCCGGGGGATCCGACCGAAAACATGCTGGCCTCCTACAACGCGGGGGCGTACGCGGTCATCAAGTACAGCGGGGTGCCGCCGTACAAGGAGACGCAGAACTACGTCCAGCGCATCCGCTCGCTGGAGAAGAGCTTCGCCGCTCCGGTCGGCCGGGTCGACCCGTCCAAGCAGGCGGCCGGAGCCATCGCCTACGCCCAGAAGAAGCTCGGCACACTCTATCTCTGGGGCGGCAACGGCACCGCTGACCAGGGAGGACGCTTCGACTGCTCGGGGTTGACGAAGGCCGCGTACGAGACCGTGGGCATCACGCTGCCGCGGGTGGCGAACGACCAGTACAACGCGGGACCGCATCCCGGGCGGGACGAACTGCTCCCCGGTGATCTGGTCTTCTTCTCGGACGACCTCACCAATTCGCGGGCGATCCGGCATGTGGGCATTTATGTCGGTGGCGGATACATGATCAATGCGCCGCGTCCGGGTGCGGTCATCCGATTCGACCCGATCGACACACCTGACTACTTTGGTGCCACCCGCGTCACCGAAGATGGCGCGAAAGCACTCCCCACGACGGTCTGA
- a CDS encoding ATP-binding protein, whose amino-acid sequence MPTVTPPWSYTLQLPHDPRAPRIARVTLRTVLGAHGLGELAPTAELVAAELLANAYLHTTGPYALRVRAAEEGRLRVGVWDTDPWVPPGFTDAVALDAPPDDSENGRGLPLVRACASSWGAGAVGGGKLVWAECGG is encoded by the coding sequence ATGCCCACCGTAACCCCGCCCTGGTCCTACACCCTTCAGCTCCCGCACGACCCCCGCGCTCCGCGCATCGCCCGGGTCACCCTGCGGACCGTGCTGGGGGCGCACGGTCTCGGGGAACTCGCGCCCACGGCCGAACTCGTGGCCGCCGAACTGCTGGCCAACGCGTATCTGCACACCACCGGTCCCTACGCCCTGCGGGTGCGTGCCGCCGAGGAGGGGCGGCTGCGGGTCGGGGTGTGGGACACGGACCCGTGGGTGCCGCCGGGCTTCACCGACGCGGTGGCGCTCGACGCGCCGCCGGACGACTCCGAGAACGGGCGGGGGCTGCCGCTGGTGCGGGCGTGTGCGTCCTCGTGGGGTGCGGGGGCCGTGGGGGGCGGGAAGTTGGTGTGGGCGGAGTGCGGCGGGTGA
- a CDS encoding helix-turn-helix domain-containing protein: MRTRPTGRQLRLGVELRKLRERAGLTATEAGQLLGVKQNQVSNTEAGRIGVSPERVRTLAHHYKCGDPALIQVLSDMTADRRRGWWEEYRQLLPAALLDMAELEHHAARLRTAVTVHIPGLFQITEYAREIFRQAVPELPPPDVEHRVSFRIKRQAVLFRNPPTPQQVIIHEAALRMKFGGSDVTREQLKYLLTMSERDHIAIQVIPFDAGTFAGSGQSIYYAEGPVPQLDTVNLDQSHGPVFLDAEAQLHKYRVLLDRLEAAALAPEASRPFIHRILKDL; this comes from the coding sequence GTGAGAACCAGGCCGACCGGTCGTCAGCTCCGATTGGGCGTGGAGCTGCGGAAACTCCGGGAGCGTGCAGGGCTCACCGCGACGGAAGCCGGTCAACTTCTCGGCGTGAAGCAGAACCAGGTCAGCAATACGGAGGCCGGACGCATCGGTGTGAGTCCCGAACGCGTGCGTACCCTGGCCCACCATTACAAGTGCGGCGACCCGGCTCTCATCCAGGTGCTCAGCGACATGACCGCCGACCGCAGACGGGGCTGGTGGGAGGAGTACCGCCAACTGCTGCCCGCTGCGCTGCTGGACATGGCCGAGCTGGAGCATCACGCCGCACGCTTGCGCACCGCCGTCACCGTGCACATCCCCGGTCTGTTCCAGATCACGGAGTACGCCCGCGAGATCTTCCGACAGGCGGTGCCGGAGCTTCCGCCACCCGACGTAGAGCACCGGGTGTCATTCCGGATCAAGCGGCAGGCGGTGCTCTTCCGGAACCCTCCGACTCCGCAGCAGGTGATCATTCACGAGGCCGCACTGCGCATGAAGTTCGGTGGGTCCGATGTCACACGCGAGCAGCTCAAGTACCTCCTGACGATGAGCGAGCGGGACCACATCGCCATACAGGTCATCCCGTTCGACGCGGGCACCTTCGCGGGCTCCGGCCAGTCGATCTACTACGCCGAAGGTCCCGTGCCACAGCTCGACACGGTGAACCTCGATCAGTCGCACGGCCCGGTGTTCCTGGACGCCGAGGCACAGCTGCACAAGTACCGCGTACTGCTCGACCGCCTGGAGGCTGCGGCCCTCGCTCCCGAGGCGTCACGGCCCTTCATCCACCGCATCCTCAAGGATCTCTGA
- a CDS encoding DUF397 domain-containing protein encodes MPAFTWQKSSYCGEGESCVHVAAVAPPVINWQKSSYCPEGNSCIHVAATAPPITNWQKSSLCGEGDSCVHIATAARSIHMTESADPSGAILTTTPDDFLTLIQALKQGRQMADGRRTGIEVVVGDDDTVRIRATAAPDTTVTTDRRKWDAFVLGVRAGEFDHFVARP; translated from the coding sequence ATGCCCGCGTTCACCTGGCAGAAGTCGTCGTACTGCGGCGAAGGCGAATCCTGCGTCCATGTAGCCGCCGTTGCCCCGCCCGTCATCAACTGGCAGAAGTCGTCTTACTGCCCCGAAGGCAACTCCTGCATACACGTAGCCGCCACCGCCCCGCCCATCACCAACTGGCAGAAGTCATCCCTGTGCGGAGAAGGCGACTCCTGCGTCCACATAGCCACCGCTGCCCGGTCCATCCACATGACCGAGTCCGCCGACCCCAGCGGAGCGATACTCACCACTACCCCCGACGACTTCCTGACCCTCATTCAAGCGCTGAAGCAGGGACGGCAGATGGCGGACGGCCGGCGTACCGGTATCGAGGTGGTCGTCGGCGACGACGACACGGTCCGTATCCGTGCCACCGCCGCCCCGGACACCACCGTCACCACGGACCGACGCAAGTGGGACGCCTTCGTCCTGGGCGTACGCGCGGGTGAGTTCGACCATTTCGTGGCCCGTCCGTGA